Proteins from a single region of Trichoderma asperellum chromosome 3, complete sequence:
- a CDS encoding uncharacterized protein (EggNog:ENOG41~MEROPS:MER0215799): protein MPEHDPLVLSYSHLAQFRRADEALTTLKKVASLVKPIMRSRGWKVGELAEFYPSQQNLLGLNVNHGQKICLRLRHAPDQNQFLRTEDVVDTMLHELCHIVHGPHDAKFHALWDQLRDEWQGLLYKGYTGEGFLSKGHRLGGSQMLPLHEVQRLARAAAEKRKAHQQLTQGSGRRLGGGDISRPPRPGRNLRQAAAAAAERRNKALEGCATEKLSENEIHDIADTASKNGFRTQAEEDEANELAISQALWELAQEDEMASSGGSYVTPSPAEKVMKGSGNASVFDGSILNAGTGSTSSDYIKRRAPPRPDEEQFWICSVCTLHNPQNFLCCDACGEERSERALNVPVKPRQPGPRPAVIDLTNSPPKKKTKAGEASRIAQTTQRPPTSASASGSTSAPAPAPPRPSTWRCEYCATEMERQWWTCSNCGQMKFNSR, encoded by the exons ATGCCGGAACATGATCCCTTGGTTTTATCCTACTCTCATCTGGCGCAGTTTCGGCGCGCAGATGAGGCGTTGACCACCTTGAAGAAAGTGGCTTCTCTGGTGAAGCCTATTATGCGCAGTCGAGGATGGAAAGTTGGAGAGCTTGCCGAATTCTATCCATCACAACAGAACTTACTAG GGCTGAATGTCAATCACGGACAGAAAATATGCTTGCGACTACGTCATGCACCGGATCAGAACCAGTTTCTCCGTACAGAGGATGTTGTTGACACTATGCTGCATGAACTATGCCACATTGTACACGGGCCTCATGATGCCAAGTTTCACGCCCTCTGGGATCAGCTGCGTGATGAATGGCAAGGCCTTCTCTACAAAGGCTATACAGGCGAAGGATTCTTGTCTAAGGGCCATCGGCTGGGCGGGAGCCAGATGTTACCGCTACATGAAGTGCAACGGCTTGCCCGTGCCGCCGCTGAAAAGCGAAAAGCTCACCAGCAATTGACTCAGGGGTCAGGGCGGCGACTTGGCGGAGGAGACATATCACGACCGCCAAGGCCAGGCAGGAACCTACGTcaagcggcagcggcagcggccgaGAGACGCAACAAAGCCCTTGAAGGCTGTGCCACTGAGAAACTCAGCGAGAATGAGATACATGATATTGCAGATACGGCGTCAAAGAATGGATTTCGGACACAGgccgaagaggacgaggctAATGAGCTTGCTATCTCGCAAGCGCTGTGGGAGCTAGCTCAGGAAGACGAGATGGCCAGTTCGGGTGGCTCATATGTAACCCCATCGCCAGCGGAAAAAGTTATGAAAGGAAGCGGGAACGCCTCTGTTTTTGACGGCAGTATCTTAAATGCAGGAACAGGCAGCACGAGCAGTGATTACATTAAGAGACGGGCACCCCCTCGACCAGACGAAGAACAGTTCTGGATATGTTCGGTATGCACTTTGCACAACCCGCAGAACTTCCTGTGCTGTGATGCCTGTGGAGAAGAGCGCAGTGAGAGGGCATTGAACGTACCAGTGAAGCCGAGACAACCCGGACCGAGGCCAGCTGTCATTGACCTAACAAACAGCCCCCctaaaaagaagacgaaggcTGGTGAGGCCTCACGAATAGCACAGACGACACAGCGGCCACCAACATCGGCGTCGGCATCGGGCTCCACGTCGGCACCGGCCCCAGCACCCCCTCGGCCGTCAACTTGGCGCTGCGAGTATTGCGCGACAGAGATGGAGCGGCAGTGGTGGACCTGCTCGAATTGCGGGCAGATGAAGTTTAATTCGCGATAG
- a CDS encoding uncharacterized protein (SECRETED:SignalP(1-18)~EggNog:ENOG41) → MHFIQILAASLAASVSYALPIQEGEKKVFVMSRKPAVQYRPQAKRATLVANVTDPSVSRDSCGSVSMGGRTFWTCRDTAVRIPGTDQFGWVFTNTVGWTDHHSDGSPAIQAGGPVGAGSNGTNNILLMKGPQPSLPTFYPLGSNECPSSGVCADGKSRWTSWPDSPPMVSNTAQDGTVTAYTWISNNHITSSGFQVLTTQPSVTLHKMTYKPNADVNVVPTVKPVDTSFWKANEIAYGTYGNVVNGGYAYLYGLLYPSGVALARVPVNSIEDKTKYQYYVSGKWTSTKPAITNPAAAVPNAGTTGQGTFYYCNKAQSYIWIGQNNPSVWADFYISTAPSPEGPWITPYLLYSGPNGDAELPSYSLQAHHHLLRKTDDGIYLTWTQYFKPSTYNAYVTPLVYVSFV, encoded by the coding sequence ATGCATTTTATTCAAATTCTCGCGGCCAGCTTGGCTGCTTCCGTTTCGTACGCTCTCCCTATTCAAGAGGGCGAAAAGAAAGTTTTCGTCATGTCTCGAAAACCCGCCGTTCAGTACAGACCTCAGGCCAAGAGGGCAACTCTCGTGGCCAATGTCACGGATCCCAGCGTCAGCCGCGATTCATGCGGCTCAGTCAGTATGGGCGGCCGCACTTTTTGGACTTGTCGAGACACAGCTGTCCGGATCCCTGGTACTGACCAGTTCGGATGGGTGTTTACCAACACTGTCGGTTGGACTGATCATCACTCAGATGGATCTCCAGCAATTCAGGCCGGAGGACCAGTCGGGGCTGGATCAAACGGAACCAATAATATTCTGTTGATGAAGGGCCCGCAGCCATCTCTTCCTACCTTTTATCCTTTGGGCTCCAACGAGTGCCCAAGCTCTGGAGTCTGCGCTGATGGCAAATCCAGATGGACAAGCTGGCCGGACTCACCACCAATGGTCTCGAATACAGCCCAAGATGGGACCGTTACGGCATATACCTGGATATCCAACAATCACATTACCAGCAGTGGATTCCAGGTTTTGACAACTCAGCCCTCAGTTACCCTTCACAAGATGACTTATAAGCCCAACGCCGACGTTAACGTTGTGCCGACTGTGAAGCCTGTGGATACCAGCTTCTGGAAAGCGAATGAGATTGCCTATGGAACCTATGGCAACGTTGTCAACGGCGGGTATGCCTACCTCTATGGACTGCTGTATCCGAGCGGAGTTGCTCTGGCAAGGGTTCCGGTCAACAGCATCGAAGACAAGACCAAATACCAATACTATGTGAGCGGCAAGTGGACCAGCACCAAGCCTGCCATCACCAACCCGGCTGCCGCAGTCCCCAATGCCGGGACGACAGGCCAGGGAACCTTTTACTACTGCAACAAGGCCCAGTCGTACATCTGGATCGGCCAGAACAACCCAAGCGTTTGGGCAGACTTTTATATCTCGACGGCTCCAAGCCCAGAGGGCCCCTGGATCACCCCCTACCTGCTCTACTCTGGACCCAACGGAGACGCAGAGTTGCCCTCGTACAGCCTGCAAGCGCATCACCACTTGCTGCGCAAGACTGACGACGGCATCTATCTGACGTGGACGCAGTACTTCAAACCCAGCACGTATAACGCATATGTCACCCCGCTTGTATACGTTTCGTTTGTCTAG
- a CDS encoding uncharacterized protein (EggNog:ENOG41~TransMembrane:1 (i86-103o)), with protein MSSDNNQQVMDVLSNISGHFRRVTDNAAEFIDKGVDKASEAVRERLATVEWLPDIVKPLPPPKPEVIVVPLSSIEKLQNWFSRNKYLIGAAVVITSAVAYKGYQQNKYVRKVRRAKRSKNGGRSEVIVIAGSPRLPLTKTLALDMERRGFIVFIVCNATEDEAAVKSFSRPDIMPLTIDTTNPPNAGLAIERFAHFLTSPRAPGPNIKPNQLTLKSVFLIPSLHYQTSPIATIPPSAFADLFNTHLLQPILTIQTFLPLLTSRLGPIGEKWVPPKVLVFTPSIISSINPPFHAPEATVCSALSAFTEVLTAELRPLDIPVTHMQLGTFDFSGFVPIRTGSPTQGLVTSAGNPEDTLIWPDGARHVYGRNFVAQTASAISGARIRGLKGSSLRHLHATVFDVIDGSVKSDTVRIGLGASIYGFVGRWAPRSIVSWMMGIRKVDELSTWKTSSYEGSEDGSDDEGAEGSISESKEFIAVQSEGNVWNSGETAKWEEPAPEAVAP; from the exons ATGTCGTCCGACAACAACCAGCAGGTTATGGACGTG CTCTCCAACATCTCGGGCCACTTTCGTCGAGTCACCGACAATGCCGCCGAGTTCATCGACAAAGGCGTCGACAAGGCCTCAGAGGCCGTCCGCGAGAGGCTGGCGACGGTGGAGTGGCTCCCTGATATTGTGAAACCGCTTCCCCCACCCAAGCCAGAGGTCATCGTCGTGCCCCTGTCAAGcatcgagaagctgcagaacTGGTTCTCAAGGAACAAGTACCTGATCGGAGCTGCGGTCGTCATCACCAGCGCCGTCGCCTACAAGGGCTACCAGCAGAACAAATACGTGCGAAAGGTGCGAAGGGCCAAGCGAAGCAAGAATGGCGGCCGCAGCGAGGTCATTGTTATCGCGGGGTCGCCTCGACTGCCGCTGACCAAGACTTTGGCTCTGGACATGGAGAGACGCGggttcatcgtcttcatcgtctgcaATGCTACTGAAGATGAGGCCGCCGTCAAGTCCTTTTCTCGCCCGGATATCATGCCTCTCACCATTGATACCACCAAC CCTCCCAATGCCGGGCTCGCTATTGAGCGCTTCGCCCACTTCCTTACATCTCCCAGAGCTCCAGGCCCCAACATCAAACCAAACCAGCTGACGCTCAAATCCGTCTTCCTGATTCCCAGCCTTCACTACCAGACCTCCCCCATCGCCACCATCCCTCCATCAGCCTTTGCCGACCTCTTCAACACCCACCTGCTGCAGCCTATCCTCACCATCCAGACATTCCTGCCACTGCTCACATCAAGGCTCGGCCCCATTGGCGAGAAATGGGTTCCTCCCAAGGTCCTGGTCTTCACTccctccatcatctcctccatcaaCCCGCCCTTCCACGCTCCCGAGGCCACCGTCTGCTCCGCTCTGTCAGCCTTTACCGAGGTCTTGACGGCTGAACTGCGACCACTCGATATCCCCGTGACCCACATGCAACTCGGCACCTTCGACTTCTCTGGCTTCGTGCCTATCCGCACCGGCTCGCCAACCCAGGGCCTGGTGACCAGCGCAGGAAACCCCGAGGACACCCTGATCTGGCCCGATGGTGCTAGACACGTCTACGGGCGCAACTTTGTTGCTCAGACCGCATCTGCCATCTCTGGAGCCCGCATCCGCGGCTTGAAGGGCAGCTCTCTCCGACATCTCCATGCTACCGTTTTCGACGTCATCGATGGCTCTGTCAAGTCTGACACCGTCCGCATCGGTCTCGGCGCCAGCATCTATGGGTTTGTTGGCCGATGGGCCCCCCGAAGCATCGTCTCATGGATGATGGGCATCCGCAAGGTCGATGAACTGTCCACCTGGAAGACCAGCTCATACGAGGGCTCCGAGGATGGCAGTGACGACGAGGGTGCCGAGGGATCCATCTCCGAGTCCAAGGAGTTCATTGCCGTCCAGTCTGAGGGCAACGTCTGGAATTCTGGAGAGACTGCCAAGTGGGAGGAACCCGCTCCTGAGGCTGTCGCTCCTTGA
- the YTH1 gene encoding RNA-binding component of cleavage and polyadenylation factor (BUSCO:EOG092D4DNZ), giving the protein MATTTATSSSSRDPVATILNHAAHSYSFRFSPFLRQTYQVGLSPDRPICKAFQAGSCPNGTRCSERHVLDGRSKDSSQQQQQQQQHPSGGLNSLVCKHWLRGLCKKGEQCEFLHEYNLRKMPECNFFMRNGYCSNGEECLYLHVDPLSKLPPCPHYDMGFCPLGPLCAKKHVRRKLCVYYLAGFCPDGPECKTGAHPKWSKDLEKPVAKSAEKTEDEIKPDMRQLFGGDDDGDRFREGRGDREDRGHGRHGRGGGGRWRGGGGGRGRYRGRGH; this is encoded by the coding sequence ATGGCCACAACAACGGccacctcgtcctcgtccagAGACCCCGTCGCTACCATCCTCAACCACGCCGCGCATTCCTACAGCTTCCGCTTCTCACCATTCCTCCGCCAGACGTACCAGGTCGGCCTCTCTCCCGATCGGCCGATATGTAAAGCCTTCCAGGCAGGCAGCTGCCCCAACGGCACGCGATGCTCCGAGCGACACGTCTTGGACGGCCGCTCCAAGGAcagctcgcagcagcagcagcagcaacagcagcacccgTCCGGCGGGCTCAATTCGCTGGTGTGCAAGCACTGGCTGCGAGGCCTGTGCAAGAAGGGCGAGCAGTGCGAGTTTCTGCACGAGTACAACCTGCGCAAGATGCCCGAGTGCAACTTCTTCATGCGCAACGGCTACTGCTCCAACGGCGAGGAGTGCCTGTACCTGCACGTCGACCCGCTGTCGAAGCTGCCGCCGTGCCCGCACTACGACATGGGCTTCTGTCCGCTGGGCCCGCTGTGCGCGAAGAAGCACGTGCGGAGGAAGCTGTGCGTGTACTATCTCGCGGGGTTCTGTCCCGATGGGCCGGAGTGCAAGACGGGCGCGCATCCGAAGTGGTCCAAGGATCTGGAGAAACCTGTTGCCAAGAGCGCGGAGAAGACGGAGGATGAGATCAAGCCGGATATGCGGCAGCTGTTTGGGGGAGACGATGATGGGGATCGGTTTCGAGAGGGCAGGGGAGATCGGGAGGATCGTGGGCATGGGAGACATGGGCGTGGAGGAggtgggagatggagaggcggAGGGGGTGGACGGGGGAGGTATAGGGGTAGGGGACATTGA
- a CDS encoding uncharacterized protein (EggNog:ENOG41), with the protein MYDDDDTTFSLVSTASVTDATSVTTRTELENADEDIDFAGIDDATSDFESGWEVSSGPSTSVPPSVYEDEIAYGRRYHGFRRGIYPMPNDEVERHREETVHALFLQLMGGHLFYANIGDHPQKIIDIGTGIGIWPIDVADQHPSASVIGTDLSPIQPSWVPINVRMFIEDSEEPEWLHGSDFDLVHFRQMTHVFRNLQGLLTKIYPHVKNGGWVEFHELIFEIRCDDGSMKEDDPLRMFIETMKNGLRVYGINILTINELEQILGEAGFTNVHCITKKVPISTWPRDKTLRALGVFMKTTIHDSLGAMAAKPLAALNLSPAQRVAMLEAARESLDDTSIHRYINCCVCYAQKREGHYAESLY; encoded by the exons ATgtatgacgacgatgacacCACGTTTTCGCTGGTGTCAACAGCGTCGGTGACGGATGCGACGAGCGTCACGACGCGGACAGAGCTCGAGAATGCGGATGAAGACATCGATTTTGCGGGCATCGACGACGCCACCAGCGACTTCGAGAGCGGCTGGGAGGTTTCATCAGGGCCATCCACCTCCGTGCCCCCGAGTGTATACGAAGACGAGATCGCCTACGGCCGGCGCTATCATGGCTTTCGCAGAGGCATCTATCCCATGCCTAACGATGAGGTTGAGCGTCACAGAGAGGAGACAGTCCACGCCCTATTTCTCCAGCTAATG GGCGGACATTTGTTCTATGCCAACATTGGCGACCACCCCCAGAAAATCATTGACATCGGAACTGGCATTG GAATTTGGCCCATAGATG TCGCTGATCAGCATCCAAGTGCAAGTGTCATTGGCACTGACCTTTCACCAATACAACCATCATGGGTGCCTATCAACGTGCGCATGTTTATCGAAGATAGCGAGGAGCCCGAATGGCTCCACGGATCAGATTTCGATCTTGTACACTTCCGACAAATGACTCATGTTTTTCGAAACCTTCAGGGCCTTCTTACCAAGATATATCC ACATGTCAAGAACGGTGGCTGGGTGGAATTCCATGAACTCATCTTTGAAATCCGATGCGACGATGGATCTATGAAAGAAGACGACCCCCTTCGAATGTTCATCGAGACGATGAAGAATGGCTTGCGAGTTTACGGCATCAATATCCTTACCATAAATGAGCTCGAGCAGAttcttggagaagctggattCACAAACGTCCACTGCATCACAAAAAAGGTGCCGATATCGACCTGGCCGCGCGACAAGACACTGCGGGCTCTAGGCGTCTTTATGAAAACGACCATTCACGACTCTCTTGGAGCTATGGCAGCGAAACCCCTGGCAGCCCTCAACCTCTCCCCTGCACAGCGAGTGGCTATGCTGGAAGCAGCGCGAGAAAGCCTGGATGACACCTCTATTCATCGCTACATCAACTGCTGTGTCTGCTACgcgcaaaagagagaaggccACTATGCCGAGTCCCTCTACTGA